Proteins encoded together in one Salvelinus fontinalis isolate EN_2023a chromosome 6, ASM2944872v1, whole genome shotgun sequence window:
- the LOC129857351 gene encoding transmembrane protein 158-like — MLSNSPTFLLALTTVAGLLQRCHGWSDEDLLLPPINSTNRFLANLEVDVHYSKRSVEESEASSSDTSLQPLPQCNVSVQRLFPTSLVARWDSNFGFQCDVFIYTANNNGRAFFSAAINRAISPVLIEHLGVTGGQQEFRLCVGCGMSRYRRFGKSKAQQTGDPINFCCVDFSLDELNGDKSWRLNRKPIESTLVACFMTLVIIVWSVAALIWPVPIIAGFLPNGMEQRRPR, encoded by the coding sequence ATGCTGAGCAACTCCCCGACTTTTCTGCTGGCCCTGACCACCGTAGCCGGACTACTCCAGCGGTGCCACGGCTGGAGCGACGAGGACCTCCTGTTACCCCCCATCAACTCCACCAACAGATTCTTGGCCAACTTGGAGGTGGACGTGCACTACTCGAAGAGATCCGTGGAGGAGAGCGAAGCCTCCTCGTCAGACACTTCGTTACAGCCGTTGCCACAGTGCAACGTCAGCGTGCAGAGACTTTTCCCCACCTCGCTGGTGGCTCGCTGGGACAGCAACTTCGGTTTCCAGTGCGATGTGTTTATATATACCGCCAATAACAATGGAAGGGCTTTTTTCTCTGCTGCTATCAACAGAGCCATCTCACCTGTTCTCATCGAACACCTCGGAGTCACCGGCGGCCAGCAGGAGTTTAGACTGTGTGTTGGATGTGGCATGTCACGATACCGGCGATTCGGCAAGTCAAAGGCTCAGCAGACGGGGGATCCCATCAATTTCTGCTGTGTTGACTTCAGCCTTGACGAACTAAATGGGGACAAAAGTTGGAGATTGAACCGTAAACCCATCGAGTCAACTCTTGTGGCTTGTTTCATGACTCTAGTGATAATAGTGTGGAGTGTGGCTGCCCTCATATGGCCGGTGCCTATTATTGCAGGATTTCTGCCCAACGGAATGGAACAAAGACGGCCGAGATAA
- the LOC129857352 gene encoding uncharacterized protein LOC129857352, translated as MLPNIKSLRMLLNMRLKAAVDELFGAVETTIAEYQQELCRSKEEKDRTIAEYQEKVSRSEEENARLQRLLDVVLKPEIKLQRLEDLQQLTLSISEEEVPLEQQHCKQECSPGLGQEDPSQIKEEQEELWVISQGREQLQAIDYDTDDTDDSADTETFISTASVKCDYNQNPSQSSHLYQIITQCEENTERDELPSTTRQIEQIKMEFFSNSDSQPPSAVNSDWSETQGESVDRMESEGPPLKSRRTQTKAGPSFHVCCPI; from the exons ATGTTGCCTAACATAAAATCATTGAGAATGTTGCTTAACATGCGATTAAAAGCGGCTGTCGATGAGCTATTCGGAGCCGTTGAAACAACGATAGCAGAGTACCAGCAAGAATTATGCCGTTCAAAAGAGGAGAAAGACCGAACGATAGCAGAGTACCAGGAAAAAGTGTCCCGTTCAGAAGAAGAGAACGCCCGGCTACAGAGGCTGCTGGATGTCGTTCTTAAACCAGAAATAAAGTTACAGAGACTAGAAG ACCTCCAGcagctcactctctccatctctgaagaGGAGGTTCCCCTTGAGCAGCAGCACTGCAAGCAGGAGTGTAGTCCCGGTCTGGGGCAAGAGGACCCTTCCCAGAttaaagaggaacaggaggaactATGGGTCATCAGTCAGGGACGAGAGCAGCTTCAAGCGATCGATTATGATACTGATGATACTGATGATTCTGCTGATACAGAAACCTTCATATCTACTGCCAGTGTAAAATGTGACTATAATCAGAACCCAAGTCAGTCCTCACATCTTTACCAAATTATAACCCAATGTGAAGAAAACACAGAGAGGGATGAGCTACCCAGCACCACAAGGCAAATTGAACAGATTAAAATGGAGTTCTTCAGTAACAGTGACTCTCAACCCCCGTCTGCAGTCAATTCAGACTGGTCGGAAACTCAGGGTGAGAGTGTTGATCGGATGGAGAGTGAAGGACCTCCACTCAAGTCAAGGAGAACACAGACTAAAGCTGGACCAAGCTTCCATGTCTGTTGTCCCATCTGA